The region CCGCGCGGGCTGAAAACCGGTTGCCTTCCTCGTCTTCCATGCGTCACTCGCAATGTTGGCGGCTCGCACTTGTTCCGGCGAGGGCCATAGGTTCGTCTATGCTGAACGAGGCCGCGCAGAAAGCAAAATCCATCCGTTCACAGAGACTTGTGGCCACTCACGCTTCAGCGCGGGCCACCACGCGAAGACGCGCTTCGCCGATCGCCACCCCGGTCTTGCCAAAAGCCTCGGGGTGGGCGACAAGCCCGCATGCTCCACGTCAATGATATTACCCTGCGGCTCGGGCCGCGGCTGCTTTTCGACAAGGCCACCGCTGCCCTTCCTGGAAACGCGCGGGTTGGCTTTGTCGGCCGCAATGGGACCGGAAAGACCACTCTTTTCCGGATGATTTGCGGCGAACTCACTCCGGAATCGGGTTCGCTCTCCTTACCGCGCGCAACCCGCCTTGGCCGTGTCGAGCAAGAAGCGCCAGGCGGCCCGCAAAGCTTGATCGACTTCGTGCTTGCCGCCGATCTTGAACGTGCGCAGTTGCTGGCTGAGGCCGAGACAGCGACCGATCCAGCCCGCATTGGTGAAATACAAACCCGTCTCGTCGATATTTCAGCCCATGTGGCACCTTCGCGTGCGGCGGGCATCCTCGCGGGTCTTGGCTTCGACGAAATGGCACAACAACGCCCACTCGCCGAGTTTTCTGGCGGCTGGCGGATGCGCGTCGCGCTCGCTGCTGTTTTGTTTTCGCAACCCGATCTGTTGCTGCTCGACGAACCGACCAATTATCTCGATCTTGAAGGCACGCTGTGGCTGATCGACTATCTCCGGCGGTACCGGGCAACGATCCTGGTCATCAGTCACGATCGCGATTTGCTCGATGCCGTCTGCGATCATATCCTTCACCTCGATCAAGCCAAGCTTGCTCTTTGGCGCGGCAATTACTCAAGTTTTGAACGGCAGCGGCGCGAACAGCAAGCGATTCAGCTCAAGCAAAAGAAGAAACAGGACGACCAGCGCAAACATTTGCAATCGTTTGTCGATCGATTCCGAGCCAAGGCGACGAAGGCGGCGCAAGCTCAATCCCGTCTTAAGATCCTTGCCAAAATGGAGCCCGTGACAGCCATCGTCGATGGGCAAGTTCTGCCTTTTCATCTGCCCTCCCCGCACAAGCCGTTGAGCCCGCCTCTTATTGCGATGGATGATGCAAGCGCGGGGTATGGCGAGGAGCCGGTCTTGCGGAGGCTCTCGCTCTCTATTTCTGACGATGACCGGATCGGTCTTTTAGGCGCCAATGGCAACGGCAAATCGACCTTCGCGAAGCTAGTCTCCGGGAGGCTGAAAGCGCAAGGCGGCAGCGTTCGCCATTCATCGAAATTGACGGTCGGCTTCTTTGCCCAGCATCAGATCGACGATCTCGATTTGAACGCAACCCCTTATCAATGCGTCGCCTCGCTCATGCGGGAGGCAACTGAAGCAAGGATCAGGACAAAATGCGCCCAACTCGGTTTTCCAAATATCAAGGCCGATACAAAGGCGGCACAATTGTCAGGCGGCGAAAAGGCTCGTCTTCTGCTGGGGCTCGCAAGCTTCAACGGACCGCACTTGTTGATCCTCGACGAGCCAACCAATCATCTCGACATCGATAGCCGTGCCGCCTTGATCGAGGCGATCAATGATTATGGCGGCGCGGTCATTCTGGTCTCGCACGACAAATATCTTCTCGACGCTTGCGCCGACCGTCTCTGGCTCGTGGAGGGTGGTACGGTCACGCCGTTCGACGGCGACAGTGACGACTACACCTCATATGTTCTCGAACGTGCTGGACGCGGCAACGGCAGGCCAAAAACAAAGGGCAACGGCAACTCGCAGCAAACGATTCCCGACCGCCCCGAGAAGCCGTTCGCCAAAACCAATGCGGCCCAGTTAAGCAAGCGTATTTCGGCGATCGACGGAAAGATCGGCAAATTTCGTGATCTGATTGCTCGCATCGACGGGACACTTGCCGACCCTGCTGTTTTTGGCAAAAACCCGGCAAAGGCGGCGCTCTTGTCTAGCCAGCGCGGTGACCTCGCCCGGTTGCTCGCGGCGGCCGAGGAAGAATGGCTCGACCTTGCTGATACTCTGGAGGGGAGCCGGGATTCCACGCCGGCCGATTAAGCGCGGGCGCACTTTAATGGCGTATAAACTCAATCATTTTCCAAAGTCCCAACCCGAACAGAACCAGCAACGACAACAAAACAAGGAACGCGAGAATTCGGGTTTTTAGAGGAAATGTGACGATGTGGGAGCGAGGGCCTCCAATCCCGGCCACTGGTGCCGGCGAAGGCGCTTCGCCTAGCCATAAGCAAACCGCCGCGGCAAGTGAGTCCGTATGGCTGATCGAGAGCAAGCAGCCAGGATAAGATGGGCTGCCATCTTCATCAAAGCTGATTTTTACGTCACGCTCGGCATCTGGTGACGCAACGGCCGCACCCGATTTGACGATGGCACGCTTGACCGCAAGCAACGTTTGGAAGGCTGCCTTGGCGTCGAGTTGTTTGGTGCAATGAGTGACTTCGGCGGGCGTAAAACGGGTGGCATAGAAATCGTGCTGGACGTAGTCCTCGGCATCCGGCAGGGCAGCGATATTTAAAATTTCGAGACCGACGCCCTTCGATCCCGGCAATCCGGGGCTTGCGCTTCCAAAAACCCCTTCCTCGGGTGCGGCCGGAGTAATGTGCACTAGCGCGCTCTTGCCCTCCAAGAGGCTGTTGATCGTGAAGCGGGCCTGGTTTGTCATGGAGGTCACAATCAACTTGTTTCTGGTTCAGTCCTGACGCAGTCCTCAGAGGACTAGCGCATGGCCCGGCGGAAGGAAAGCCCTAGGCATCCACGAACCTATGATCTGTCTGCCAAAACTTGATTTCTCCAGCTTCGTTCAGTGCTCCCACAGTATTGTCACGTGGCGACAAAGCGCATTTCTGCACCCGAATTTCGCAAAACGAAAAGTGGAAAGGCGCCTTTGATCACGCCACCTCGAACAGGGGGCGCGCTGTTTTCCCCGAAGCTAAAACGTAACCTTTATACCCCCATAGACCGACAATGGCTGCGCCACCGTGACGGCTCGGGCGTCCCCAATCCCCCCATTATCAGGATTGTTGTTGAACAAGGTTTGATTCACATTTCCGGCTGTTGTGTCGACGCCATAAAAGGTCCCGAATGTCGCGTATTTGTGATTCGTCACATTGTTGATCAAACCGAAAATCTGGATCTGATCTGTCGCCTGATAAGTGGCGCGAAGATTCACAAAGTAATAGGATGGAAGCTGCGGGTTCTGGTTGGCATCGTCGCCAACGAAATATTGGCGACCGACAATAACCGTTTCGGCGGTCACTTTTAACTGGGGTGTGACAGCGTAGGTGACGCCGAGTTTGGCAAGGTTGCTTGGAATACCCGGGATACGATCGCCGGGGTGGACGAAAATATTTCCGTTGCCGTCGGCAAAGGGATTGTTGGGCGAGGAGAACGTCGCGGAGAACTGGTAGGTCGCATCGACATGGGCGTAGTTGGCGTAAAAGCTCAGCGGGCCGTAGTTATATTGCAGACCGAGTTCGGCGCCTTGCCGTAAGGTCTCGGGAACGTTTGTGAAGAACCCTTGTCCAGAAATTGGACTTGCCTCGTTCACAATGTCGTTGGTGCTGGTGATATGGAAAACGCCCGCGTTATAAACCAGCGTGCCATAGCCGTTGGGGACAATCATCGTGCCCCGGGCGCCGCCTTCCCATGTGTGAGAGACGACTTGCTGGAGCGGAGGGTCGGAGACCAGCGCTGTCTCGAGGACGCACGGCAGCTGGGGATTGGAACATTGGCTTTCGAGTGGGGTTGGCGCTCTATTCGCTTCGGAATACCCGCCATAGAATGTCAATGCGGGTGAGGTTGTATAGGTGAAGCCGACTACCGGATTGATGCGATTGTAAGAAGCAGTCGAGTTGAGATCCGGAGAGAAGCCGCTTGCGTCCGAAAGAGTATTATTGGCGACGTTGAACCGCGCGCCGGATGTCACCGCAAGCTCGTTTGTTACATTGAAGGTGTCGAGTGCGAACACACCGAAATAAGTCGCGGTCGCATGCACCCAGACCGGCGCGAAGCCGACATTGCCTTGCGTCTGCAGGATCACTCCGGCGCCCGGAAAACCATATAAAAGGTTTTGAAACGCGGGATTGAGCACTCCCAGCTTCGTTTCCGACGAAAAGCGCGTGTAACTCTGATCCACGCTGCCGCCAACCACAAAATAATTGTCGTGGTCGAGAATCTTGTCTTTGTTCGTCAGCTGTTCTTGGGTGCCGAATGTTTGCGTATGCGTGGCGGTGAACGCGGTCGTTCCATAGGGGAAACCGTCGCCAAGAAAAGGAATGGGCTGGCCGTGGTTCGAAAACTGGAAGTCGCTCGGCGCATGAGAGCCAAAATTTCCGTCGTTCGACAGGCACAAATTTCCGTCCGTCCCCCCTTGATCGCCGCAATTTGCGACGTCGGCATCATTACCATCAACATGGTACTGGTCGAACTGCCGGAAGTAGAAATTGCTAGCCAGCGACCATGTTGGCGTCACGTCGAACCGGCCCGTGATCTGCGCCAAACCGGCCTGATTGTTCGTTGTCTGCGGCGTCGTGAAAACGGCATTATACTGCTGGTCGACGAGAACCTCGGGTGTCACGCCCTGAACGCCCAGCCAGCTGCGGCTGAAGGCTCCGATCGCATGAAATTCAGAGTCCTGGGTTCGGTATCCGACATCGGCGTAGGCGCGTTGCAGATTCTGCGCTCCAAAGGGGCGATAACCGCCGTCGCGCAGGGCGTCGGTCGCGAAATAGACGCTATAGTCACCAAATTGCTTGCCATATTGAAGGCTACCGTAGACGCGCCCAAAAGAGCCGCCAAGAAGCTGAGCCTCGCCGCCCTGATAAGTGAAACCATTCTTCATCGTAAAGTTGATGGCGCCACCCAGCGCATTTAGGCCAAAGATCGGATTATTCGTGTAAACGTCGGCGCGGTCGATCGCGATCGGCGAGATAAGATCGAGGTTGGTGCTGTCGCCGAATGCTTCGTTAATCCGGACACCGTTCTGATAAACCGCGAGCCCTTGCGCCGTCCCCGATATGCGCGATGTGTCGAAGCCGCGGTAGAAGAGGTCTGGGGACAGGTCGGTGCCGTCAACATTGATCCCGATCGCGGCCGGAACATGAGCTGTTATCGCGTCCGCAACAGCCGGCGATTTTTTATCTTCAAAGTCCTGTGACGTGACGGTCGATACGAAGGCCGGCACTTTGTTCTGATTGATACTGCCAGCGCCGGGAACGGGCGTTGGGGATACAACCACATCCACCGCCGGCAGTTCGATCGTCGATTCGGGAGCGGCGGTCTGCGCGAAAGTTAGCTCTATTCCCGCTGGCCACAGCACGGCGGCAACGCCTAAACTTTTCCAGACGCCAGCCGTTCGCCGCATGATGTTGCTCCAAGATTTACGTTTTTTGGCATATCAAACAATACCGAAGACTAAGTTCGCGAAAATCGTGAGGCAATAGAATTTCTGAAACTATGCGCAAACAGTCAGTAACTGTTGCATGGATGCAATTGGAACAGTTTTGACAGAGTAGGCATAGACGATCGTATAAAATAGAAAAATTCTTAATTTTAACGTATTATTTCGACGTTCTAGATGCTATAATTATGGTTGTCCCTTGCTTATACTTCCTAAAATGACCAGGAAAAGTTCCCTGGCTTTTTCGGGAATATTTCCCAGCTGGACTTGGAGTGACCGGCGCTGCTCATCTCTCCCGGCTCAATCTGCGCTCGAATTTTCTAGGCAGAAGCGTCGCCAAATGTCTGGGAATCGTCCCATATGCGAGAGACTGATCCTTAAAAGTTGCGGCCTTTTTGGATGAGATCATAGGGCCGATGTAACATCGGGGGCATGATGTCTCTTCGTTTCCGCCTGATCTACCTGATCGCGATCGTGCTGGCCGCGAACCTCGCCTTGGAAGCTGCTATCGTATCTTTCCACGCCTCTCGATCGGTGCGGACCGAAATGAATTCGGCCCTGCAGGTTGGCCGCCAATTCGTTGAGAGTGCGTTGACTGACCTTCCGAATTCTAAAGACCGGCGAGGCGATATCGAAACGCTGGTCGCCGCGTTCAAAGGTAACCGTCATCTTCGTGTATCTCAATCCGGGGGGGCCGCCTTCGTCGCACCCTCCCTCGAAGGGTCGCATTTTGGCCTGGTACCGCGATGGTTTGTGCGCCTACTTGGTATCACACCTCTCACCGCAAGGGTGCCGATTACCATCGCCGGACAGAATGATGGGAGCATCCTCATCGAGACCGACCCGAACAACGAGATCCTCGAAGTCTGGAACGACCTCGGCGACGGTTTTGTCGTACTCGCACTGTTTTTTGGCCTTAACATTCTGCTCATCTATGTCTACATCGGCCGGGCGTTACGACCTTTGGACCGGCTTGCCGGCGCTCTCCAGCAAATCGGACAAGGAGACTATAAGTTGCGGATCGGCGGTCATACGGTGCCGGAATTGTCACGGCTTCAGTGGAGTTTCAACCGGATGGCTACCGAACTCGCGGAGCTTGATGGGGAAAAGCACCGCCTGAATGAGCAGCTGCTGACACTGCAAGAAGAAGACCGCCGAGAGATCGCACGTGACCTGCACGACGAGATCAGCCCATTCCTTTTCGCCGTCAACGCTGGCCTCACGTCGATCTCGCGGCTTGTTCATCAAGGCCGCAGTGCCGAGATCGCCGGGGAAATCCAGTCGACTTCGGAAGCCGTCTCCCATATTCAGCGGCAAATCCGGACAATGCTCAGCCGCTTGCGCCCCGGTGTTCTGGCTGATTTCGGCTTGGCCGCTGCGATTACGAGCACGGTGGATTTCTGGCGCCGCCGTCTTCCGGAAACCCGCTTCACCATGAGCCTTCCACCAGAGGAGTTAAGCTTCGGCGCTTTGCATGACACCACAATCTACCGCATTATCCAGGAAAGTTTGAGTAACGCAGTCCGTCATGGCGATCCTAAGGAAATTTCGGTTTCTGTAACTTTGGCGCCAGCTGAGAGTCCGCAGCAAAACCGGATCACCATCGAGGTTGCAAATGACGGCCATGGGATGGATGAAAAGGCCAGTTTTGGTTTCGGACTGACCGGTATGCGAGAGCGGATACACGGGCTCGGCGGCAGCCTCGTTCTCTTTTCCGAACCTGGGCGTGGCCTATTGGTCACGGCAATCCTTCCCGTTCCCGCGACAAGCAACACAGGGTGTAACCAGCTTCATGCCCTCTCTTTCGCGGGTGAGGTATGAAAGTCCTTATCGTAGACGATCACCCGATTGTTCATGCCGGCCTCCGGCGTCTCATCGCCGCCGAGACGGAGGCGGAAATCGCCGAAGCAGCGACGGCGAATGAAGCCCTTGCGCGTTTCACGCAAGACCGCCCGGATCTCGTCATCATGGACCTCAATCTGCCAGGCAGCGGTGGCCTGGAAATGATCCGGCGGATCATGATTCAAGACACGACTGCCCGCATCCTCGTCTTCAGCGTGCATGATGATTCGATTCACGTGACGCGCGCCTTCGAAGCGGGAGCGCGCGGCTATGTGACGAAGAATGCGCCGCCGGACCAGATTTCACTCGCCATCTTCCGCGTCGCCGCGGGGCATAACTACATCGAGCCCGAGATTGCGCAGGAACTCGCCTTGCTCACTGTCAAGACGACCAACCGCTCCTATCCGGCGCATCCCTTTAATGACCTAACGCGCCGCGATCTTGAAATTCTCCGGCTCCTTGGCGAGGGCTACAGCATGCTGCAAATAGCCGGAACAATCGGCCTCAGCTACAAGACCGTAGCGAACAATTGCAGCCAAATGAAGAATAAGCTCGGCCTCGCGCGCACAACCGATTTGATCCGGATCGCCATCGAGCATCGGATTTCCATTCAGTCGGGTGCCAATTGAAGGCACCGCTGTACAAATTCGGCCGAGATTGACACACGCGCCATTCGGTCTAGTGTCACGCGCGTAACGGTCCCTCGCTTCGAGGGGTAAAAGGGAATGTGGTGCGGTGCCATCCACCAAGATCGCGCTCGAAGCCACAGCTGCCCCCGCAACTGTCAGCGGGTAGCCTTTCGCCAATTGGCCACTGGGAGACGGGCGACCGCCCCCTGGGAAGGCGGCGACAGGCGATGATCCGCGAGCCAGGAAACCTACCGTTCCATCGATGAAGGGCCGGCGGGGCGCTCCGGCCATTCATCGATGCCGGTGCGCTTTCCCGTATCCGGTGGGACGTTCCGGGTTCGCCCGGCTCCTGCGACAAGCTCCCGCCGACCGCGCACGAAAACGGGGTGCTTGCCCATGAGTCATCTTTCCAAAATCCCGGCAACGATAGTCACTGGCTTCCTTGGCGCTGGGAAGACGACCCTCATTCGGCACCTCTTGAAAAATCCCAAGGGGCGCCGCCTCGCCCTTATCATCAACGAATTTGGCGACATCGGCATCGACGCGGAAATATTGAATGGCTGCGGCGATCTCACTTGCGGCGCGGATAACATCATCGAACTTGCCAACGGCTGCATCTGCTGTACCGTCGCCGACGATTTTCTACCCGCGATCGAACGTATTCTCGCGCTGGATCCGCTCCCCGACCAGATCGTTATCGAGACCTCAGGCCTTGCTTTGCCAAAGCCCTTGGTCAAGGCTTTTGATTGGCCGGCGATCCGGGCGCGGCTGACCGTCGACGGTGTGATCGCGGTTGTCGATGGCAAGGCGGTCTCGGAGGGACGCTTCGCCGACGATCCCGTCAAACTGGCGCGCCAACGTAAAGCGGATCCCTCCATCGTACATGACAATCCGCTTGAAGAGGTGTTCCAAGATCAAGTCTTGTGCGCGGATCTGATTGTACTTAACAAATCAGACCTTATTGACGCAGCCGAACAACGCCGCATCGCCGCCGACATTGCGGCTTTTATTCCCCGCGCTGTAA is a window of Methylocapsa sp. D3K7 DNA encoding:
- a CDS encoding ATP-binding protein codes for the protein MMSLRFRLIYLIAIVLAANLALEAAIVSFHASRSVRTEMNSALQVGRQFVESALTDLPNSKDRRGDIETLVAAFKGNRHLRVSQSGGAAFVAPSLEGSHFGLVPRWFVRLLGITPLTARVPITIAGQNDGSILIETDPNNEILEVWNDLGDGFVVLALFFGLNILLIYVYIGRALRPLDRLAGALQQIGQGDYKLRIGGHTVPELSRLQWSFNRMATELAELDGEKHRLNEQLLTLQEEDRREIARDLHDEISPFLFAVNAGLTSISRLVHQGRSAEIAGEIQSTSEAVSHIQRQIRTMLSRLRPGVLADFGLAAAITSTVDFWRRRLPETRFTMSLPPEELSFGALHDTTIYRIIQESLSNAVRHGDPKEISVSVTLAPAESPQQNRITIEVANDGHGMDEKASFGFGLTGMRERIHGLGGSLVLFSEPGRGLLVTAILPVPATSNTGCNQLHALSFAGEV
- a CDS encoding response regulator transcription factor, with the protein product MKVLIVDDHPIVHAGLRRLIAAETEAEIAEAATANEALARFTQDRPDLVIMDLNLPGSGGLEMIRRIMIQDTTARILVFSVHDDSIHVTRAFEAGARGYVTKNAPPDQISLAIFRVAAGHNYIEPEIAQELALLTVKTTNRSYPAHPFNDLTRRDLEILRLLGEGYSMLQIAGTIGLSYKTVANNCSQMKNKLGLARTTDLIRIAIEHRISIQSGAN
- a CDS encoding ABC-F family ATP-binding cassette domain-containing protein produces the protein MLHVNDITLRLGPRLLFDKATAALPGNARVGFVGRNGTGKTTLFRMICGELTPESGSLSLPRATRLGRVEQEAPGGPQSLIDFVLAADLERAQLLAEAETATDPARIGEIQTRLVDISAHVAPSRAAGILAGLGFDEMAQQRPLAEFSGGWRMRVALAAVLFSQPDLLLLDEPTNYLDLEGTLWLIDYLRRYRATILVISHDRDLLDAVCDHILHLDQAKLALWRGNYSSFERQRREQQAIQLKQKKKQDDQRKHLQSFVDRFRAKATKAAQAQSRLKILAKMEPVTAIVDGQVLPFHLPSPHKPLSPPLIAMDDASAGYGEEPVLRRLSLSISDDDRIGLLGANGNGKSTFAKLVSGRLKAQGGSVRHSSKLTVGFFAQHQIDDLDLNATPYQCVASLMREATEARIRTKCAQLGFPNIKADTKAAQLSGGEKARLLLGLASFNGPHLLILDEPTNHLDIDSRAALIEAINDYGGAVILVSHDKYLLDACADRLWLVEGGTVTPFDGDSDDYTSYVLERAGRGNGRPKTKGNGNSQQTIPDRPEKPFAKTNAAQLSKRISAIDGKIGKFRDLIARIDGTLADPAVFGKNPAKAALLSSQRGDLARLLAAAEEEWLDLADTLEGSRDSTPAD
- the cobW gene encoding cobalamin biosynthesis protein CobW: MSHLSKIPATIVTGFLGAGKTTLIRHLLKNPKGRRLALIINEFGDIGIDAEILNGCGDLTCGADNIIELANGCICCTVADDFLPAIERILALDPLPDQIVIETSGLALPKPLVKAFDWPAIRARLTVDGVIAVVDGKAVSEGRFADDPVKLARQRKADPSIVHDNPLEEVFQDQVLCADLIVLNKSDLIDAAEQRRIAADIAAFIPRAVKIVPAREGQIDPAILLGLDAAAEDDLAARPSLHDGLTEHDHDDFDSAIFEIDAIKDSDAWLARLTTIAERHDVLRIKGFVEVKGKPMRLLIQGVGKRFQKHFDRAWAAGERRRGRLVVIGEKGFDKASVGRFITSEEA
- a CDS encoding TonB-dependent receptor; this translates as MRRTAGVWKSLGVAAVLWPAGIELTFAQTAAPESTIELPAVDVVVSPTPVPGAGSINQNKVPAFVSTVTSQDFEDKKSPAVADAITAHVPAAIGINVDGTDLSPDLFYRGFDTSRISGTAQGLAVYQNGVRINEAFGDSTNLDLISPIAIDRADVYTNNPIFGLNALGGAINFTMKNGFTYQGGEAQLLGGSFGRVYGSLQYGKQFGDYSVYFATDALRDGGYRPFGAQNLQRAYADVGYRTQDSEFHAIGAFSRSWLGVQGVTPEVLVDQQYNAVFTTPQTTNNQAGLAQITGRFDVTPTWSLASNFYFRQFDQYHVDGNDADVANCGDQGGTDGNLCLSNDGNFGSHAPSDFQFSNHGQPIPFLGDGFPYGTTAFTATHTQTFGTQEQLTNKDKILDHDNYFVVGGSVDQSYTRFSSETKLGVLNPAFQNLLYGFPGAGVILQTQGNVGFAPVWVHATATYFGVFALDTFNVTNELAVTSGARFNVANNTLSDASGFSPDLNSTASYNRINPVVGFTYTTSPALTFYGGYSEANRAPTPLESQCSNPQLPCVLETALVSDPPLQQVVSHTWEGGARGTMIVPNGYGTLVYNAGVFHITSTNDIVNEASPISGQGFFTNVPETLRQGAELGLQYNYGPLSFYANYAHVDATYQFSATFSSPNNPFADGNGNIFVHPGDRIPGIPSNLAKLGVTYAVTPQLKVTAETVIVGRQYFVGDDANQNPQLPSYYFVNLRATYQATDQIQIFGLINNVTNHKYATFGTFYGVDTTAGNVNQTLFNNNPDNGGIGDARAVTVAQPLSVYGGIKVTF